A stretch of the Lactuca sativa cultivar Salinas chromosome 9, Lsat_Salinas_v11, whole genome shotgun sequence genome encodes the following:
- the LOC111884544 gene encoding histone H2A.1 encodes MESGKTTKGAGGRKGAGERKKSVTKSVKAGLQFPVGRISRFLKRGRYAKRTGSGAPIYLAAVLEYLAAEVLELAGNAARDNKKTRINPRHVLLAVRNDEELGKLLAGVTIASGGVLPNINPVLLPKKSAAVDAEKTPKSPKKAAKSPKKA; translated from the exons ATGGAGTCCGGGAAGACAACAAAGGGTGCGGGAGGAAGGAAAGGCGCCGGAGAGAGGAAGAAATCGGTGACAAAGTCTGTTAAGGCCGGGCTTCAGTTTCCCGTCGGTAGAATCTCAAGGTTTTTGAAAAGAGGCCGATACGCTAAACGAACTGGATCTGGTGCGCCGATCTATCTTGCTGCTGTTCTTGAGTACCTCGCTGCTGAG GTTTTGGAGTTGGCTGGAAATGCAGCAAGAGATAACAAGAAGACGAGAATTAACCCTAGACATGTGCTATTGGCTGTGAGGAACGATGAAGAATTGGGAAAATTGCTTGCTGGTGTGACGATTGCTAGTGGAGGTGTTCTACCAAACATCAATCCAGTTTTGTTGCCCAAGAAATCTGCAGCTGTCGATGCTGAGAAGACGCCTAAATCTCCCAAAAAAGCCGCAAAATCCCCCAAAAAGGCATAG
- the LOC111884514 gene encoding uncharacterized protein LOC111884514 yields MTPRYKMNNPDDYDKLVCAEIPDPIRFPEMHDLVKSHMMHGPCGSLREKSPCMQGVPKICRFRYPRQFNENTSQGEDSYPLYRRINNGIEVTVRNTSLDNRWMAPYNLKLLMMFNCHINVEVCSSIKSVKYLFKYVYKGHDKQVIHIDKDQENVVINEIKKFQDTRYVSPPEALWRVFSFPLSKIHPCVMALQIHLPNQQLVRFNDGDRMEDIVDREKEKDSMLTTFFKKNKEDSKAREYLYKDFPKHFTWNRSNHSEGERYYLRLLLCHITGPTCFEDLYTANGVLHPTFRKTALERGLIETDDNLSQCLEEASLFQFPSTLRRLFATMLIFCEPGNVRKLWDDHYDSLSEDYRKQYRCAERVQNMVLIDIRVFLESMSKKLSDYDLPNVSAHIDLQSRGYREVQEEYFINVEYEDLHARDSLNPDQKFAYDEIMRHVDQNIPGVFFIDGPGGTGKTFLYKALLANIRARGLIALATATSGVAANNMPGGRTTHSRFGIPLNLDNDSMSKITKQSGKDQILREAKVIIWDEAVMAKRQAVKEVDRTMQDITDEKLPFGGKIMVMGVDALIYAIFPSLQSNDADSKFIISRAILSTKNECVDEINNKLIE; encoded by the exons ATGACCCCTAGATATAAGATGAATAATCCAGACGATTATGACAAACTTGTGTGTGCGGAAATTCCCGACCCAATAAGGTTTCCTGAAATGCATGATCTTGTCAAAAGTCACATGATGCACGGTCCCTGTGGTAGCTTACGAGAAAAAAGTCCGTGTATGCAGGGTGTGCCAAAAATATGTCGTTTCAGATATCCTAGGCAATTCAATGAAAATACATCACAAGGAGAGGACTCATATCCATTATATAGAAGGATAAATAATGGAATTGAGGTTACTGTAAGAAATACATCATTGGATAACAGATGGATGGCTCCATACAACCTGAAGTTGTTAATGATGTTTAATTGTCATATCAACGTTGAGGTTTGTTCGAGTATAAAGTCTGTGAAGTACCTCTTCAAATATGTTTATAAGGGCCATGAcaaacaagttatccatattgaTAAAGACCAAGAAAATGTTGTTATTAATGAGATAAAAAAGTTTCAAGACACACGTTATGTGTCCCCTCCTGAGGCATTATGGCGAGTTTTTAGCTTTCCTCTTTCAAAAATCCACCCTTGTGTGATGGCCTTGCAAATACATCTCCCGAATCAACAGTTGGTTAGGTTCAACGACGGTGACAGAATGGAAGACATTGTTGATAGGGAGAAAGAAAAAGATTCAATGTTGACGACATTTTTCAAGAAGAATAAAGAAGATTCAAAAGCGAGAGAATATTTGTATAAGGATTTTCCCAAACATTTTACATGGAATCGGAGCAACCATT CTGAAGGAGAGAGATACTACCTACGCCTGCTTTTGTGTCATATCACCGGGCCTACCTGTTTTGAAGATTTATACACAGCCAATGGTGTATTACACCCTACATTTCGAAAAACAGCTCTTGAAAGAGGTTTAATAGAGACGGATGATAATTTATCACAGTGTCTTGAAGAGGCTTCCTTATTTCAATTTCCCAGCACACTTAGAAGGTTATTTGCGACGATGCTGATTTTTTGTGAACCAGGAAATGTTCGCAAGTTATGGGATGACCACTATGATTCTCTTTCCGAAGATTATAGGAAACAATATAGATGTGCCGAGCGAGTGCAAAATATGGTCCTCATCGACATTAGAGTCTTCCTAGAATCTATGAGTAAAAAGCTTAGTGATTACGACCTTCCAAATGTCAGTGCACACATTGATTTACAATCAAGAGGCTATCGTGAGGTGCAAGAAGAATACTTTATAAATGTGGAATATGAAGACTTACATGCGCGGGACTCTCTCAATCCAGACCAGAAGTTTGCATATGATGAGATAATGAGGCATGTGGATCAAAATATTCCGGGTGTCTTCTTCATAGATGGTCCCGGTGGAACTGGAAAGACATTTTTGTACAAAGCTTTGTTGGCCAATATTCGTGCCCGTGGTCTTATTGCACTTGCAACTGCCACGTCAGGTGTTGCGGCTAACAACATGCCAGGAGGGAGAACAACTCATTCACGATTTGGAATTCCCCTCAATCTTGATAATGACTCGATGAGCAAGATCACTAAACAAAGTGGGAAGGATCAGATACTTCGCGAGGCAAAGGTAATCATATGGGATGAAGCAGTAATGGCTAAGAGGCAGGCAGTAAAAGAAGTTGATCGGACAATGCAAGACATCACAGATGAGAAGCTCCCTTTTGGTGGAAAGATAATGGTTATGGGAG TGGACGCTCTGATTTATGCAATATTTCCTTCTTTGCAATCCAACGATGCCGATTCAAAATTTATCATTTCGAGGGCGATATTGTCAACTAAAAATGAATGTGTTGATGAGATTAATAATAAGTTGATTGAATGA